A DNA window from Vibrio cidicii contains the following coding sequences:
- a CDS encoding cyclin-dependent kinase inhibitor 3 family protein: MTHPTWELPLEGGAALILTPCPGTKGTSLADSLSQLKAQGVTAIVTAINQHEMAEKGVEALPCEAEQAGMQWFHAPIEDDCAPEAEFEQQWQSIAPQLHDALKKGEKVALHCMGGSGRTGLLAAHLLLEQGWSLEAIISKVQALRPGAFTKAVQVEYISSVVKA; encoded by the coding sequence ATGACACATCCAACATGGGAACTGCCGCTCGAAGGCGGCGCGGCGCTGATTTTAACGCCTTGCCCAGGAACTAAAGGGACCTCGCTGGCAGACTCCCTTTCACAGCTCAAAGCACAAGGCGTGACGGCGATTGTCACGGCGATTAACCAGCACGAAATGGCGGAAAAAGGCGTTGAGGCTTTGCCTTGTGAAGCAGAGCAAGCAGGCATGCAATGGTTTCACGCGCCGATCGAGGACGATTGTGCGCCGGAAGCAGAGTTTGAGCAGCAATGGCAAAGTATCGCTCCGCAACTGCATGACGCGCTGAAAAAGGGCGAAAAAGTGGCCCTGCACTGCATGGGTGGTTCGGGGCGAACCGGGCTTTTGGCCGCGCATCTGCTGCTAGAGCAAGGATGGTCCTTAGAAGCGATCATCAGTAAAGTGCAGGCGCTCAGACCGGGGGCCTTTACCAAAGCGGTGCAGGTAGAGTACATCTCAAGCGTCGTCAAAGCATAA
- a CDS encoding ArsJ-associated glyceraldehyde-3-phosphate dehydrogenase encodes MSIKVGINGFGRIGRLALRAAFDWPEVEFVQINDVAGDAATLAHLLEFDSVQGRWHHAVSHEGEQIVINGKVIKTSQQKLIEAVDWSGCDVVIEATGKHRKSEFLNQYLAQGVKRVVVSAPVKEEGIANIVVGVNDHIFDPDKHRIVTAASCTTNCIAPVVKVIHESLGIEQSSFTTIHDLTNTQTILDAPHKDLRRARACGMSLIPTTTGSATAIVEIFPDLKDKINGHAVRVPLANASLTDIIFDVKRDTTAEEVNALLKAASQNELQGILGFEERPLVSIDYRGDQRSTIVDALSTMVVGKRMVKIYAWYDNEMGYATRTAELVRKVGLA; translated from the coding sequence ATGTCTATAAAAGTCGGAATTAATGGATTTGGTCGTATCGGTCGTTTGGCATTGCGCGCGGCGTTCGACTGGCCAGAAGTTGAGTTTGTGCAGATCAACGATGTCGCGGGGGATGCCGCAACCTTAGCGCATCTGCTGGAATTTGATTCAGTACAGGGCCGCTGGCACCATGCGGTAAGTCATGAAGGTGAACAGATCGTCATTAATGGCAAAGTGATCAAGACCTCGCAGCAAAAATTGATTGAAGCGGTCGATTGGTCTGGCTGTGATGTCGTGATTGAAGCGACAGGAAAACATCGTAAGAGTGAATTTCTCAACCAATACCTCGCGCAAGGCGTGAAACGTGTGGTGGTTTCGGCTCCGGTAAAAGAAGAGGGCATCGCCAATATCGTAGTCGGTGTAAACGACCATATTTTCGACCCAGACAAGCACCGCATTGTTACCGCCGCGTCGTGCACGACCAACTGTATCGCGCCGGTGGTGAAGGTGATTCACGAGAGCTTGGGCATCGAGCAGTCTTCGTTTACCACCATTCATGATTTAACCAACACGCAAACCATTTTGGATGCGCCGCACAAAGATCTGCGCCGTGCTCGCGCCTGTGGCATGAGCCTGATCCCAACGACCACGGGTTCGGCGACCGCGATTGTGGAAATTTTCCCTGATCTAAAAGACAAAATTAATGGTCACGCAGTGCGTGTTCCACTGGCGAATGCGTCGCTGACCGACATCATTTTTGATGTGAAACGTGACACCACCGCCGAAGAGGTCAATGCACTACTTAAAGCCGCGTCACAAAACGAACTTCAGGGCATTTTGGGCTTTGAAGAGCGTCCTTTGGTGTCGATTGACTATCGGGGTGACCAGCGTTCAACCATCGTTGATGCGTTATCGACCATGGTTGTCGGTAAGCGCATGGTGAAAATCTACGCGTGGTACGACAATGAAATGGGCTACGCCACTCGCACTGCGGAGCTCGTGCGCAAAGTCGGTTTGGCGTAA